A region of the Pseudoprevotella muciniphila genome:
ATGACGGGCCTTCTTCAGCCTCTTCTTCATATTCTCCACTCCAGTTAAGTGCATCGAAGTTGCCCGATTTGATGATGTCAGTAATGCCTTTTTGGTCGAGTGGCCAGGAATCCATGTTGGGGTCAAGACCTTTGTCGGCTACCGGACCGAAGAGGAAGGCTTCGCTCGTCTCCCATGGCTCACGTGCTGCAAGCCATGCTGAGGCACATGTCTGGAAATTGCTGTTTGAGGGCGAAATGCGGAATGCCTTGACGGCATCAAGCAATTTCTGGTTCTTTTCTACAAGTTCTTTGTAGGTGGGAACAACAACAACGTTGACGTAATTCTCTACGATAGGTTGCAGTTCTGCCTCTGTAATAGTACCGTTAGATGCATTGCTGTTTAGGTATGGCTTCAGGTTCTCGTTTAGGCAGTCGTAGAGATCGGCACAGGCTTCAGCAGCAACTTTGGCTTCTGTGCTGTTGATGTGGCTACGGAAAGGAGCAGGGATGCTCTGGATAGCATTCCATGCAGCACGGATTTTATTCCTGACTTCTATATCCAATGATGCGTTCTTGGAAGCGACGAGAGTGGCAATAGATGCTGTGGCAGGACTACCGTCCCGTGACCCAAAATAAGCATTACGGATAGAAACAATGTTATTGGAATAGTCATCGATAGAATGCCAACTATACCAAGATTCTACGGCATAGAGAGCATCAATTGTACGACCTGAAATATACAAAGTATATGGGTCGCCAATCTTTGCTGAACCTACTTCGTTTGCAATGGTCTTGCAACCTTCGATAATTTCATCGATGCAGTTCATGGCTGAACTGTAGCCATTGGAACCAGTGTGGTTGATGAATGATTGTGCATAACTTTCGCCACCATTGTAACTTACAGTCCAGTCGTTGTAAAGTGTTGTAGCATCTTCAACGAGCAATTCAGCCACTTTCTGCATATAGTTTCCCCAACCCGCAGCATTACTTGCGTTGTAATCCAAATTCGCTGCTGTAACGTCAGTTTCGTTAGGATTAACTTGGGGTTCATCGTCGCTACCGCATGAAACGAATGAAATAGACATAACGAATGTCAGAAGTCCGAGTAAAAAGAGGTTTTTCTTCATTTTTATAGTTTTTTTGTTAAAATTATTTTTTAGCATTTTTTGCTTTTAGGATTTCCACTTCCCGACGCAGTTCATTCACTTGCTGGTTGAGTCGTTCATAGTCAACGCAACGAACCTTCTCGCCATTGTGCTTGATAAACCAACCAATATATGCCACACCAATAGAGAACTCATTCTCGCTGTTATAGCCCGCATTGGATGTACCGAATATCTTACGTGTGCCTATCTGGCGGGTAGTATAGTCTGCCTTGACAACCAAATTTGGAAGTGGGCGCCAATTCAGTCCCATGGTCCACAGGCTCACTTGACAGCGGTCGTCCATGGCAGATGTAGATTTCTCTCCTTTCTCTTGCGGATTGTAGTATTCGTAATGTGCAAAAGGTATGATGTTGGGGAAGTTCTTGCTGCAGTTGAAAATGTTCTTGACGTTCAGACCAAGTTCACAACTGTAGGTTAATGCGCGCTTGGCAACGTTGGGTGTACGGTTATAAGGAGAGTCCTTGGAGTAAATGCGGTTAACCCAACTGATGTCGTCGGCATGGCTTACGCGACCTGTAATGATATTGGCACGTGCCTCAACCCATCTGTTGATATATTGAGCATCTGCCGACCAGATGAGCAAAGAGATATTGCCGAAGCCTTTATAAGTATTAAGTTTGTCTGCATTTCTCCCGGCATCGCCACAGTAGTATAATGACGTGCCGACACGAAGACCATCTACACCATGCCAGTTCAGACGACCTACGTAGGCTGGACGCGTGAAGTTGTCGGCTTCAAAGTAGTTTTGCTTACCTTTCTTAATCCAGTTGTATTTGTCAAAACCATTAGGGTTAGCGCCTGCAATGATCATTGCCTCATAATCAAATTTAGCGAGACCTTTGCCAAACTTACCAAAGAATTCAATACCTGTCTCATGCCAGGTGGAAGGCAGTATGGTGGTCTCACCCTCAGGACGACGGGTTCCGAAGAAATAGATGGGCTCATGATGAGTGTTAGTGATACCTACCGGAACAATCATGTGACCCATACGAACGTTGAACGATGGGTGGGCAAGATATGTTAGGTGAAACTGTTCCAATGCCACCTCGCCACCTGTTTCAGTTTCGGTCTCATATTCACCGTTCTCAGAGCCGGAGCCTACTTCAATTTCATATTCTGTACCAGTGCCGCCTCCTTCAAATTCCACCTCTGCACTCAAAGCCCAGCGCTTGCTGAATTTGTAGTCGAAGGCCATGATGAACCGGGGTAGGGCAATCGTGGCATGATGGTCGCGGGTGCTACCTGTTGTCTGACCATTCCAGCGATTCAGTCCGTAATCTTTCCAACTCGCCACAATCTCACCATAGCCACCAAATCGAAATTTGTAGTCATCGTTGGCAGTAGTAGGCTTCTGAAGAACGATGGCTGTATCTTTTTCTGATTTGATGTCATTTTCAAAATTGTTTGCTTCAATATTTCGACCGGAAATGTTGATGACAATCAAAGATAAAACCCAGATAATAATGTATTTTTGTTTCATGTTATAAATGTTAATTAAATTAACAGTCTTCCGAATTTGGGTGCAAAATTATGGAGTTCTGTGCCTCGTTTCAATACCAAAAAGTGGGTATAATGGTTGCTTTTTAAGTGATTTTTGTATAAGGACGCACCATTTTCATTTATAAAGTTTTCTTTTTTAATAATTTTGCAGTAACTAGAAAGTATGAATTTATGTCTGTTGCAATTAAAGAAAATGATAAACTGTGCGACATCATCAGTAAGGAATATCACCTCTTGCAAATGATGACACGCTTCGGCATCTCGCTCGGGGTAGGAGAAAAGACCATTAAGCAGGTGTGCGAAGAAGCGGCTGTGGATACCAATACATTCCTCGCTGTCGCTAATTACCTGAAATCAGGAGAAGATATCGTGGACGACTACATAGAAACTGTATCTGTCAAGTCGCTGATTGATTATCTTGAGAATGCACACGTCTATTTCCTTGAATTCCAACTACCTGCCATAAGACGGAAACTGCTCTCCGCCATCGATTGTTCAATAGATAACAAAGTGGCTTTCCTCATTCTCAAGTTCTTCGACGAATACCTGGCTGAAGTGAGAAAACACATGGCGTATGAGAACTCGAAAACGTTCCCATACGTAAAAGATCTCCTCAAGGGAATAAAAGCAACAAATTACGATATTTCCGTGTATTCCAGAGGACACGATGCAGTTGAAAAAAAATTGCAGGAACTCAAGAACATCATCATTAAATATTATAAAGCAGGGGGAGATGACACTCCTTTAGTTAGTGTGCTTTTTGATATCTTTACCTGTGAGGCTGACTTGCACCAGCACGAAACTGTAGAAGACTACCTGTTCGTGCCTGCCGTAAAACTGCTTGAGAACAAAGTTGCAGTAAATGGTGCTGTCAATAGTGAAGAAGAACCACAAAATGTAACCAAAGACGAAACACTCTCAGAAAGGGAGAAAGAGATAGTAAGGTGTATTGTCAACGGTTTGACTAATAAAGAAGTGGCTGAAAAACTTTTCATTTCAGTCAATACCGTCCTTACCCACAGAAAAAATATTGCGAGAAAACTATCAATACATAGCACGGCTGGTCTTACTATCTATGCCATAGCCAACGGCATAGTCAATCTTGAAGATGTGCAAATATGACAGAATAACCTGAAAAGAAGAAACCACGTAACATTTTTAGCGATTAGTGTCAACTGCAATACACGAATGATAACAATATCGTCTGGTATTTTGCGACTCAGTCGCAACCATCAACTTTCAGCGAAACACAAAGAAAAACTGCAAGTTTTTCGCTTGCAGTTACTTTTCTATAGATAATTACGACTTTATCGTTTGTCTTCCTTTATATTCTCAAACACGCGGCGCAGAACCTCCTGTGATATGCTGATGTCTGTCAGTCCGAGACCACGCAACGCTTCGCGCAGTGTGATGAGTGCTATCTTTTCTGCGCGGTCTTTCATGGCATAGCCGTGAGGAGTTAGATGGATGAGGTTGCTGCGACGGTCTTCTGTGTTCGATTTCCTTTCAACAAGATGGTTCGTTTCCATGGTGTCGATGATACGCGTCATGGAAGGCTTGTCTTTGTAAACCTTGTCGCACAGTT
Encoded here:
- a CDS encoding MarR family winged helix-turn-helix transcriptional regulator; the encoded protein is MIMEMDFDVSLIFAMLNGKVFTAINRKLQRNFVRSGLKITPEQWTVLFYLSEQDMITQRQLCDKVYKDKPSMTRIIDTMETNHLVERKSNTEDRRSNLIHLTPHGYAMKDRAEKIALITLREALRGLGLTDISISQEVLRRVFENIKEDKR
- a CDS encoding imelysin family protein codes for the protein MKKNLFLLGLLTFVMSISFVSCGSDDEPQVNPNETDVTAANLDYNASNAAGWGNYMQKVAELLVEDATTLYNDWTVSYNGGESYAQSFINHTGSNGYSSAMNCIDEIIEGCKTIANEVGSAKIGDPYTLYISGRTIDALYAVESWYSWHSIDDYSNNIVSIRNAYFGSRDGSPATASIATLVASKNASLDIEVRNKIRAAWNAIQSIPAPFRSHINSTEAKVAAEACADLYDCLNENLKPYLNSNASNGTITEAELQPIVENYVNVVVVPTYKELVEKNQKLLDAVKAFRISPSNSNFQTCASAWLAAREPWETSEAFLFGPVADKGLDPNMDSWPLDQKGITDIIKSGNFDALNWSGEYEEEAEEGPSSQHATDIANAQSLRGFHTLEFLIFKDGKARTVN
- a CDS encoding helix-turn-helix transcriptional regulator, whose protein sequence is MSVAIKENDKLCDIISKEYHLLQMMTRFGISLGVGEKTIKQVCEEAAVDTNTFLAVANYLKSGEDIVDDYIETVSVKSLIDYLENAHVYFLEFQLPAIRRKLLSAIDCSIDNKVAFLILKFFDEYLAEVRKHMAYENSKTFPYVKDLLKGIKATNYDISVYSRGHDAVEKKLQELKNIIIKYYKAGGDDTPLVSVLFDIFTCEADLHQHETVEDYLFVPAVKLLENKVAVNGAVNSEEEPQNVTKDETLSEREKEIVRCIVNGLTNKEVAEKLFISVNTVLTHRKNIARKLSIHSTAGLTIYAIANGIVNLEDVQI